One window from the genome of Pyxicephalus adspersus chromosome 6, UCB_Pads_2.0, whole genome shotgun sequence encodes:
- the DAD1 gene encoding dolichyl-diphosphooligosaccharide--protein glycosyltransferase subunit DAD1 — MSVSVLSVVSRFLEEYVSSTPQRLKLLDAYLLYILLTGAMQFLYCLLVGTFPFNSFLSGFTSCVGSFILAVCLRIQINPQNKGDFLGISPERAFADFLFANTILHLVVVNFVG, encoded by the exons ATGTCGGTGTCAGTTCTGTCTGTGGTGTCCCGCTTCTTGGAGGAATATGTCAGCTCCACCCCGCAGAGGCTCAAGCTGCTGGACGCCTATCTGCTGTACATCTTGCTGACCGGAGCCATGCAGTTCCTGTACTGCCTGCTGGTGGGCACCTTCCCATTCAACTCATTCCTATCTGGCTTTACCTCCTGTGTGGGCTCCTTCATCCTGGCCG TGTGTTTGAGGATCCAAATCAACCCACAAAATAAAGGAGATTTTCTGGGAATCTCTCCAGAGAGAGCCTTTGCAGATTTCCTCTTTGCCAACACCATTCTTCACCTAGTTGTAGTCAACTTTGTTGGATAA